A region from the Variovorax sp. V93 genome encodes:
- a CDS encoding M23 family metallopeptidase yields MHPSLPDSRSTGLDRRCALLGTFGLMALASTHAGAAPSPRKKPPEVWPHASQVPGGVARLSLGPAARRPKAFSGDVPLLVVGDAIEWTALVGIPLAAVPGEASIAVRYEGGNEKQIAYTVSPKQYREQRLTVPPRTVDLSPEDEARYERERAHLAAVMATFTDLRPDASLQMRVPVPGRRSSSFGLRRVFNGQSRNPHSGMDIAAGTGTPVLAPLPGRVIDTGDYFFNGGTVWLDHGGGLLTMYCHLSRIDTKVGDVLKTGEQLAAVGATGRVTGPHLHWSVMLNRAMVDPALFIST; encoded by the coding sequence CCCGCTCGACCGGCCTCGACCGCCGCTGCGCCCTGCTCGGCACCTTCGGCCTCATGGCATTGGCCTCGACGCACGCCGGTGCGGCTCCCTCGCCCCGAAAGAAGCCGCCGGAGGTCTGGCCGCATGCATCCCAGGTACCGGGCGGCGTGGCCCGCCTGTCGCTCGGTCCCGCAGCCCGGCGCCCGAAGGCCTTCTCCGGCGACGTGCCGTTGCTGGTGGTGGGTGATGCCATCGAGTGGACCGCACTGGTGGGCATTCCGCTCGCGGCCGTGCCGGGCGAGGCGAGCATCGCCGTACGGTACGAGGGCGGCAATGAAAAGCAGATCGCCTACACGGTGAGCCCCAAGCAATACCGCGAGCAGCGCCTGACGGTGCCGCCGCGCACCGTCGACCTGTCGCCCGAGGACGAGGCACGCTACGAACGCGAACGCGCGCACCTGGCCGCCGTGATGGCCACCTTCACCGATCTGCGGCCCGATGCCTCGCTGCAGATGCGCGTCCCCGTGCCGGGCCGCCGTTCCAGTTCGTTCGGCCTGCGCCGCGTGTTCAACGGCCAGTCGCGCAATCCGCACAGCGGCATGGACATCGCGGCCGGCACCGGCACGCCCGTGCTGGCGCCGCTGCCGGGACGCGTGATCGACACCGGCGACTATTTCTTCAACGGCGGCACGGTATGGCTCGACCATGGCGGCGGCCTGCTGACCATGTATTGCCACCTGAGCCGCATCGACACAAAGGTGGGCGATGTGCTGAAGACCGGCGAGCAGCTGGCGGCCGTGGGCGCCACCGGGCGCGTGACGGGGCCGCATCTGCACTGGTCCGTGATGCTCAATCGGGCGATGGTGGATCCGGCGCTGTTTATTTCGACCTGA
- a CDS encoding restriction endonuclease, whose product MAKQTRTERRRERARQELAGKGWTAIAIGVLMLMIVPAFVQGPFGNMLGPALRPVGWMALALGAVLLGIHYLTGRGTTSLKVEQASALKSARPSASSASRREPVFAPEPTLSAEETAPRQEQQWSAAVLFAIEWRRFEALCEAFYAQAGFTTRSQSHGPDGGVDIWLQSKHIVAPRIVQCKHWRNTQVALKDMREFLGVMASHKLQNGTFVTSSTFTREALAFAKANGIQAQDGAALLKLIHLRTPEQQAALLAVAYEGEYWRPTCASCGTKMMERPAKGNRGAFWGCNNYRRCGAKPIWKAKTPNPA is encoded by the coding sequence ATGGCTAAACAAACAAGAACCGAGCGACGCCGCGAGCGCGCGAGGCAGGAGCTTGCCGGCAAGGGCTGGACTGCGATCGCCATCGGCGTCCTAATGCTGATGATCGTTCCTGCCTTCGTGCAAGGCCCCTTCGGGAACATGCTCGGGCCGGCTCTTCGGCCGGTCGGCTGGATGGCGTTGGCCCTTGGAGCGGTGCTGCTGGGCATTCACTACCTCACCGGCCGTGGCACGACATCCCTGAAGGTGGAACAAGCATCGGCCCTTAAATCGGCTCGACCGTCCGCATCTTCCGCTTCGAGGCGCGAGCCGGTCTTTGCCCCCGAACCGACCTTGTCTGCGGAGGAGACCGCGCCACGACAGGAGCAGCAATGGAGCGCCGCCGTGCTCTTCGCCATCGAGTGGCGCCGCTTCGAGGCATTGTGCGAAGCCTTCTACGCCCAGGCCGGATTTACCACCCGAAGCCAATCGCACGGCCCTGACGGCGGTGTCGATATCTGGCTTCAGTCCAAGCACATCGTTGCGCCGCGCATCGTGCAATGCAAGCATTGGCGCAACACGCAGGTCGCGCTGAAGGACATGCGCGAATTTCTCGGTGTGATGGCATCGCACAAGCTGCAGAACGGGACGTTCGTCACCAGTTCGACCTTCACCCGGGAAGCGCTGGCGTTTGCCAAAGCCAATGGTATCCAGGCGCAGGACGGTGCTGCATTGCTCAAATTAATTCACCTTCGTACGCCCGAGCAGCAGGCAGCGCTGCTCGCGGTGGCTTATGAGGGCGAATACTGGCGGCCAACTTGCGCCAGTTGCGGCACGAAGATGATGGAGCGGCCAGCCAAGGGCAATCGCGGCGCCTTCTGGGGATGCAACAACTATCGGCGCTGCGGAGCCAAACCTATCTGGAAAGCCAAAACGCCGAATCCGGCCTGA